The proteins below are encoded in one region of Brassica napus cultivar Da-Ae chromosome A6, Da-Ae, whole genome shotgun sequence:
- the LOC106347982 gene encoding protein DETOXIFICATION 27-like: MRGRGREEDESESRVPLLESPRTIEENGGGLRKKLWVETKKLWQIVAPAMFTRITTYSTLVITQAFAGHLGDLELAAISIVYNVVVGFNFGLFLGMASALETLCGQAFGAKKYHMLGVYMQRSWIVLFVCCMLLLPTYLFTTPVLKLLGQPNDIAELSGVVSVWVIPLHFAFCLSFPLQRFLQCQLKSHVPAFGAGVGLVVHFLVCWLFVDGLKLGAVGTMATVSISWWVNILILLAYSVCGGCPLTWTGFSSEAFTGLWEFVKLSASSGVMLCLENWYYRILIIMTGNLQNARIAVDSLSICMTINGWENMIPLAFFAATGVRVANELGAGNGKGARLATIVSVTQSLIIGLSFWVIIMLFHNQIALIFSSSEAVLMAVNKLSILLAFTILLNSVQPVLSGVAVGSGWQSYVAYINLGCYYCIGIPLGFLMGWVFNFGVMGIWAGMIFGGTAVQTIILSFITMRCDWEKEAQRASAHVNKWSNTIK; encoded by the exons AtgagaggaagaggacgagaaGAAGATGAATCGGAGTCGAGAGTTCCACTGTTGGAAAGTCCTCGCACGATAGAGGAAAACGGTGGAGGATTGAGGAAGAAACTTTGGGTTGAAACAAAGAAGCTATGGCAAATCGTTGCTCCGGCAATGTTCACTCGTATAACGACATATTCGACGCTTGTAATAACTCAAGCATTCGCTGGTCATCTCGGAGATCTCGAGCTAGCTGCAATCTCCATCGTTTATAACGTCGTTGTTGGCTTCAACTTCGGCCTCTTT CTTGGAATGGCGAGTGCGTTGGAAACATTGTGTGGACAAGCGTTTGGAGCAAAGAAGTATCACATGTTGGGAGTTTATATGCAGCGTTCTTGGATTGTTCTCTTCGTTTGTTGTATGTTGTTGTTACCGACTTATCTTTTCACAACTCCGGTTCTCAAATTGTTGGGGCAACCGAACGATATAGCCGAGCTCTCCGGTGTCGTGTCCGTTTGGGTCATCCCTCTTCATTTCGCCTTCTGTTTGTCTTTTCCGCTCCAGCGTTTCCTCCAGTGCCAGCTCAAAAGTCAC GTGCCTGCATTTGGGGCTGGAGTTGGACTGGTGGTTCACTTTCTAGTGTGTTGGCTGTTCGTGGACGGGCTAAAACTAGGTGCCGTCGGTACTATGGCTACGGTGAGTATCTCTTGGTGGGTCAACATTCTTATTCTATTAGCATACTCCGTTTGCGGTGGCTGTCCACTCACTTGGACCGGCTTCTCCTCCGAAGCTTTCACCGGACTTTGGGAGTTTGTCAAACTCTCCGCTTCTTCAGGCGTCATGCTTTG TTTGGAAAACTGGTATTATCgtatattaattataatgacTGGGAATCTTCAGAATGCTCGAATAGCTGTTGACTCTTTGTCCATATG CATGACGATAAATGGCTGGGAAAATATGATTCCTCTTGCTTTCTTCGCCGCAACCGG TGTTCGTGTGGCAAATGAATTAGGAGCAGGTAATGGAAAAGGAGCAAGACTTGCGACGATTGTATCAGTGACACAATCATTAATCATTGGATTATCTTTTTGGGTGATAATAATGCTTTTCCATAACCAAATAGCATTGATATTTTCTTCAAGTGAAGCGGTCTTAATGGCTGTCAATAAACTCTCCATTCTACTAGCTTTCACGATCCTTCTTAACAGTGTCCAACCAGTTCTTTCTg GTGTTGCGGTTGGATCAGGATGGCAATCCTACGTAGCATATATAAATTTGGGATGTTACTATTGTATTGGGATCCCACTTGGATTTTTAATGGGTTGGGTTTTCAATTTTGGCGTCATG gGAATATGGGCTGGTATGATCTTTGGAGGTACCGCAGTTCAAACAATAATCTTAAGTTTTATTACAATGAGATGTGACTGGGAAAAAGAG GCACAACGAGCCAGTGCACATGTTAACAAATGGTCCaacacaataaaataa